GTACATCATAAATCTTTCATTATTCTTCCCCATCTTGCTCATCGCTTTCAGCTACAAGATGATCAAGAGAAACCTTAGCCTTCTTGGTTTTCAAAGAGCCAACGTCATCAACTTCTTTGTCATTCCTCTTTTCGTTGACGCATGTGCCCTCATCAACTAGCACCAATTCTTTTGGCATGGAGCCTCGATCCTTCTCTTCGGCACAGTCCTCTGTCATTGAATCCGCATCCAATTTGGTTCTGGTAGATTTTTCTTGTACGGCTGGTGACTGCTTACCATCTTCAAGAAGAGCACGGATTTCCTCTGTGCTTGCAAGGTCAGCAGGTGTTTGCCCACCTTTTGTCTTGGCAGTAAGGCTTGCACCTTTCCTGATTAGATATTTGATGAGTTCTGCATGAGATCCTTGGACAGCATAGTGCAAAGCCGTGAATCCTTTTCTGTTTGCAGCCTTGACGGAGACTCCAGAAGATAATAGGACCTGGATCGTCTCCAGGTGACCTTTCTGAGCAGCAAAATGGATTGCAGCTGTATCATCCATAGCAGCAGCGCCAACATCAGCTTTGTTATTGCAGAGAAATTTTACGACCTCTGTCTGCCCAGACCATGCAGCTAGATGCAATCTTAATTCAAATTAATCATGTCAAGGCAAATGCTAAAATCACAGGATATCCTAAGGTTTTGCATGTTTAAGTGTTAGCAATGGAATGGAGCAAAACTTTTGAAACCTCAAACAATTGCCATTTTAGTAAAGAAATTGTATACTTGTTCACTTTCCCTCGGTGCATAGGCTTCCAAAATACAGTGATCTTTTATATGATGGAATGGTAgtcttctacatcactcacaaaATAGTTGTCTAACATATAATAGAAGAAAAATTATCTCAATCCTTTGTCTGTAACTATTCCACCGAATGTTCAACTTAAACCTTACTTCCAACTTAGTTTGTACCACCTTTATTGTCTTAGATAGGGAATTGTGGTGAGCAAATGAAGTTACAGACTAAATGAGAACTACTAATaactagagttcaagaagtttgAGCGAGTGATTGGGCTT
This window of the Zingiber officinale cultivar Zhangliang chromosome 3B, Zo_v1.1, whole genome shotgun sequence genome carries:
- the LOC121967136 gene encoding putative ankyrin repeat protein RF_0381, whose translation is MENPGATSNSKKKRGFRKDEGLPLPDLHTAARTGDRLTVVSICNTNPLAVNSRDRLSRTPLHLAAWSGQTEVVKFLCNNKADVGAAAMDDTAAIHFAAQKGHLETIQVLLSSGVSVKAANRKGFTALHYAVQGSHAELIKYLIRKGASLTAKTKGGQTPADLASTEEIRALLEDGKQSPAVQEKSTRTKLDADSMTEDCAEEKDRGSMPKELVLVDEGTCVNEKRNDKEVDDVGSLKTKKAKVSLDHLVAESDEQDGEE